The Bradysia coprophila strain Holo2 unplaced genomic scaffold, BU_Bcop_v1 contig_410, whole genome shotgun sequence sequence aaaaccacccTCGTACAGCTCTACAATCAACTGACTGAATAACTATGTGTTTGGCAAGCAAAGGTCATTagtcccgtacgaagtacaaaggggcttataggattacgatgccgtgtgtaattgatggaattcgaagcagacggtaagggcaaagtgtttgcctatgttcatagatgacgaatccgcaataaaagtTTTGTCCGCCTGTCTgcctgtctgtctgtctgtcacgtcgatatcttgagtaaatcaaatccgatttcaattttttttcctgaaaggtagtggaaatagtgaggctaagtccGAAgttgggcatattcgggtcggcccctcGTGAATTAGGGCCGTCTAATtgttttaaggtcttttggtgatatctacggcaaaataaacgatggaaatgtaaatgaaacggcaaacggtaggtattgtcgataccaattCAGGAAAgcttttaaaatcgggtgaatggaccatgagttagggccttagaagtgaaaggctactcagccctatgtgtattttacatataactcgagtaaatttcatccgtttttcgtaatttttgtttcatttgaaaggtaatcaaaggccgaatagaatgttgctgaaaaaataaaattaaatttgggtccttggactaaggccactactagggccctatgtgtatcttgcatataactcgagtaaatttcatccgtttttcctaatttttgtttcatttggaaggtaatcgaaggccgaatagaatgtagttgaaaaaattttaaatttgggtcctcggactgaggccgatactagggccctatgcgcaatttcaaagatgtacacattacataataattttactttaactacattaaccggcgcaataggcttacggtcaaagtagggtgacagatgcactagggtcacgtacgcaatagatatacgggttcgtacggggctcagtcgcagcaaacgctccgactgttatGATGGCTCCTTTTTAAGCAAAGGTTTGCAcatatcatgtccggagcgttagcggaggacttgacgcagtctaacttccaaaaaaagaacgaagaaaattttttgagacgcggcaactatatataggcgagaatttaagtttctttcctttggcctgtatcaccacaaatcctttTCTATcttattctcgcttcaaatacgagcaaaacgagctatcactcgactatgtaggtttaaaattgccggagatacatcgttttgaaattggtcacttttcatacaaaatacaccaaattgacttttcccaaacaatgaaaatctttcaacttactctgtatgtttctatctatctatctatcgacggacgatctcggaaactagtcagccaatctccatgaaattttgcaggaacctcagggtgggcataaaaatgaaattgtgacacgccattaccccaggaaaaaccagaattttgttttattggcctcgaagtggtttctgagtgtggttttcgagggtcgggaacgcgttttcggctgtagcttagctgtattgaaacctacagaggcgtgcgacccataaaatgaaaggtattcgtaacacaattcgaacaaaaaaataattaaaaaaatcggggcagattcgtttgagctagagtgattagagtgaccaaattttgagctactcgagcgtaggatgaaaggactaatatttttgcgattatgagagatagagaattactttcttcggcaaagtctcagagttttacgagtagaacagaggggcatgtgtgaaaaatgtcgaaagttggaaatgggtgggtaaATTGggattttggagatatttcttgaatggtggcagatagagaattactttcttcgtcaaattttcaaatttcgtcaaattttcgaatttcgtcaaattttccattttcatcaaattttcgattttcgtcaaatttcgaatttcgtcaaattttcaaatttcgtcgaattttcgattttcgtcaaattttctattttcgtcaaatttttgatttttgtcaaattttcgattttcgacagattttcgattttcctcaaattttcgattttcatcaaattttcgaatttcgttaaattttgtcaaattttcgaatttcgtcaaattttcgaatttcgtcaaattttcaaatttttccgaatttctgttataaactgttataaaaagcagtgttctaaaacttctaaaacgactgatatcccaacaaaaatctcttcgagaaaagtgtgacgcagtctttgaagtacaatttctaaaatgaatgatatcgctagagttgacgctttcagcttcgttacgcaaaaattaaattttacacccaattagttcaaacaagctggcttagtttttctcatcatctgccaaataatttttaccaaaaaaaaatttgactggaaactaccaaaattttaccaaaaaaatctgcgtcgcaaagtggcaaatgttcaggaacagaccagcaagaaaatttatctgccacatgcgacgcagatttttttggtaaaattttggttgtttccagtcaaattttttttggtaaaaattatttggcagatgatgagaaaacctaagccagcttgtttgaactaatttggtgtaaaatttattttttgcaaacTCATTATATTCTGgactaaacaattttattttattttattttccgatCAGAATGGGCCAACATATTCGGTACAAAGAGGAACGCAACCATACCAACAGTGGTACCAGCAGTGCCCTTTAACCCCGCACACACCTGCGAACTACTGAAATTAAGTATGCAAGGAATCGGGCGAGATTCTGAGACCATATTGAAAATTCTTGCTACTCACACGTACAATCAACGGTATGAAATCGCTGCTACGTATAAAACGTTGTACAACCAAGACTTggttcaaaaattatttactgaATACGATGGCCACATCCTCGATGTCATTCAGTATCTATTCTGGCCCACCGAGAAAATGTATGCACGAGAGTATCACGATGCTATGCAGGGTTTGGGTACTAATGAACGCGCTCTGATTGAAATGAGTGCGAGTTTAGAAGGACACGAGTTACGCAGAGTCAATGGTGCATACATTGGGATGTATGAAAAGACGTTGGAAAGCGACATAAAAGGCGATACAAGCGGCTTTTTCCGAGATCTTTTAGTGGAATTGATAAAGGGACGTGAGGCAGACAACAGTCCGAATTCGGTGGAATTGCCGCGATATACAGTCGCAACACTGAATAGATTAGGTCACGGCCAATGGTCTAATAACAAAGATACCATTCGTGACATTTTCTGTAAGAAGTCGTTCTATGAACTGTCTGAAATACTTGTTGAGTATGAACGTCAGAACGGACATAAGATTGAAGAAGATATTGAAAGTGAATTCAGTGGTGATGTTAAGAAAACATTGCTAGCCATTGGTAAGTaacataaatcaataaatttaaattatgcaACAGTCCAGGTGCTTGTCAGATAAAGTCACTCCGCTGGCCcgtcatttttttattgaaaacataaaaattgaaataactCCCGAAGTAACTCACctatttcaattaacttttttcTCGGGAATGAATGATCCAATACCAACATTTCGGGGAAAAGCTTTTTCTTGTGTGAGACAAAATGGCGTCGGTATCGtcacttttctgaaaaagtatttcggaaaattcatcaactttttGAGTACTAATAACCTGGccaatttttaatcaattttaatgatttcgaAACCTATATAACTAAACTCTGTCGAATTCCGCCAGGCGGCGCATGCACCGTATAGTGGttctcatttcagtttctgTCCTTTAGACTTTATCACCACAAAACctattctatcatattctcgctagaaatacgagcaaaacgagctatcactcgactatggaactttaaaattgccggagacacatcgttttgaagttggtcattttgatagaaaatgcaccaaattaacgttttccaaacaatcaaaatctttcaacttactctgtatgtttctatctgtctatctatctgtctatctatctgtctatctatctgtctatctatctgtctatctatctgtctatctatctgtctatctatctgtctatctatctgtctatctatctgtctatctatctgtctatctatctgtctatctatctgtctatctatctgtctatctatctgtctatctatctgtctatctatctgtctatctatcgacggtcgatctcggaaactagtcagccaatctccatgaaattttgcaggaacctcagggtgggcataaaaatgaaaatgtgatacgccattaccccaggaaaaaccagaattttgttttattggcctcgaagtagtttctgagtgtggtttagAGGTGAGTGGGCATATCTAATTTTTATGCCCGCCCTGCCCAAAGcccaataattttaaaaaaagcatGCCCACGGCGCAAGAAGAGTAATACGGGGATTAGTGGCTTAGCTGtcaaacttttaattaaagGGTTGCCGCCTTTTATTgccattaattaatttattgcttTATATAAGCGGTAAATTCCCTTTTATATCACCGCTTTATATTAAAGAGATTGCCGCTTTTTATTGTACATTATTTACTTTATATAagcatcaaattttctttatatcgCCGCCTTATATAAgcggtaaatttcactttatatcaccacaTTATATAAAGAGATTGTCGCTTTACTTTATATAATCGGTAAATTTCCTTTATATCACCACTTTATATATGCGGTGGATTTCGTTTATATATACCTCTTTATATACGCGTCGCATATCCTTTTATATGTAGATACACTGTATAAATGATATATTGTTTACGGTATATTTCCTTTGTAAAAATGGAATATAGGAATATATAGGTTGTAAACATTCTGTGAGAATTTTGTATTACATTTtagcaaaattgatgtttcagTATCTCATTGCattgattttaatatttctgttgTCCCTTTGCACAGTTTTTTGTTTccgatatttaaaaaaaatgagttttggTCGCACATCTGGTATACATTTTCTGGTATTCTTAAAATGCAGTGTTATTggtcttttttttatcacacattaattactttatataAGCGCCAAATTGTCTTTGTATCACCGCCTTATATAAGCAGTAAATTTCCTTTATATCACCACTTTATATATGCGGTGGATTTCATTTATATAACAGTGATACCACTTTATATACGCGGCGCATATccttttgtgttattttcacTTATTCTAGGCGGTATAGTCACAGTACCTTTTGCTATAGGCGGTGTATATCCTTTGTAAAGACTATGCGCTGAACTATGCGCATATACTCCATGTATAAACGGTGTTTCTTTTAAGTCCTTTGTGTTGAATAGTTTGTGAAAATAtcggtttttttctttttaagtcGGTGTATATTCTCAGATATGTTCCTAGAAGGAAAAATTGCCTATGGAATAGATCCGTGTGAACGATGattttttctcacatttttggtgatattttctgtataaaaaggACTCAGTGCAGAACGAACAGCACAGTCTATTTCTGGAGAGAGGTACGATAGGTTGTACttgtgttttggttttttttgttgttattattattttttgaatattttgcgaAGATAAAAAAGTAGTTGGTGTTGTCTTGCTGtcatcaaattgtttttgtctATATTTGAGTGACACCTGGCGCTGAGAGTTTCTGGTAGCTGAAAAAGGtttacgaaaatataaaatctaattcgttgagagaaaaaatcgggttagaaaaactaattagaaGACTAATTAGGgtgagcaaaacaaaaatccacccaagaaaaattttggtggaaaaaaTCTCACAAAACGATTctaacaagaaaagaaaaaatcgcaTCAGAAAACTATTTAAACTAATTTGTGTTGAAACGTCTGACTTTGTAAAAAATGGATGCACGGAACGAACATCCTATTTGTGAAGAGGTCGATGCGCCCACTGAGAGAGAAGACAGGTTCAATGAGTACTGATTCTTGGAGGTTGACTTGACTGAATGTTCGTCTATATCAGAATCTGACATGAGGGACTATTATGAAGAAATGAGTCGTGTCATGAATGAACTTATCCTGTGGGCGAAAATGGTGCTGTGCAGTGTATTGATGGTGAAAGTTGTACTGTAGGGGGTACTACCGCGTGTACTGGTATACAATACGGTACTGGCCAATCTGGTAATGTTGAAAATACGAATGCAGCTGTAGATTCGAGTGGTGCGCGGTTGAGTAACCTTTACGATTGTGCACCTACTACTGGCCTATATATACCGGACAAGGAGTATTGAATATGCCTCATGAGAGAATGtcggttttttctttaaaagttGGTGCATATTCTCAGATGTGTCttagaaggaaaaattgcCTGTAGAATAGGTTCATGTGAGTGTTTGTTCTTTCTCATAGtctttgtgatattttctgtataaaaaagGCTCGGTGTGGTATGAAGAGTCTattcaaagcacctagcagtgTAATAGAggattttacacgtcaaatagagtagttttttgataccaataataccattagcagccttaatggtaattttacaatgacattatgaaaaaaggtatggaaatattcgcatacttcgattaaagtactactttatttttttctattaccctgctacgGGCTTTGGCCTATGTCTAGATGTGTTCtgtgaaggaaaatttggtttatgaATAGTTCCATGGAAACGATGGTCCCTTCTCAcagttttaataatattttgtcttaatAAGACCTCTATGTTGAAGGATCAGCACAGTCTTTTCTGTTGCGGCAATTTGTACTTGAgccttttcgtttgatttcatAAATGTTGTTGTATTGTTATGTTTTTTGTGACAAGTGGAAAGCCAATAAAAATTAGCTGACAAAGCTTGCGGAGAAGTGACATTTAGTTGGACAAATTTTGTAGGATCAGTTTCTATTGTATTTTCCTACATCATTGTGACTCGTATGCAGCACCGATATCGTCCATAGAACCATGGTTCTTTTTCTCAAACTGTGAGAAactgtctttaaaataaaaatatttgaatataagACTACTCTGTGTAGTGAGATCGGTACAGTTTTGTTCTGGGGCTCGTAGAGTCGGGCTGTTTGCATTTTcaccaaactaaaaaaaaaaatcagtggtGAGAAAAAGGCGTACAATTCTGACAATTTGGAAGGTAAGgacaaattttctgattgCAAAGACTATATAACTGCACTACTATACAGACGATCAGTGAAGATCCTGTTTTGCATAAGCTGTGTTTCTTCAATGTCTTTTGTATTGAATGTAACTCTTGAGagaatgtcattttttttcaattcggtACATATTCTCagatgaaggaaaaaaatgccTGTGAATGTTGGTTCtttcttagattttttgtgatattttctgtataaaaaggAGACGGTCCAGTATGAACAGCACAGCCTATTTCTGTGTTCTGTGAAGGAAAATTGAGTTTATGAATACATCCATGGGAGCGATGGTTCTTTCTCACAGTTTCGACAATATTTTGGCATAAAACGGACTCTATGTAGAAGGACAAGCACAGTCTATTTCTGTTGTGGCATGCTCTCCTTGCCTTCTCGTTTGATTGTAGAATTGTTGTTGTCTTGTTATGTTTTTGTGACAAGTGGAAGTGGAAGGTCATTAAAAATAAGCTGACAAGGCTTGCGGAGTGACATttagttgcaaaatttttgtagGATCAATTTCtttagtatttttcatacatcGCGATTCGTACACATCGCCGATATCGTCCATAGTTCCAAGTAAATaatggttcttttttttcaaactgtGAGAAACTGTCTTTAAAATGGatatatttgaatatgaaaCGACCCTGTGAAGTGAGATCAGTACAGTTTTGTTCTGGGGTTCGTAGAGGCAGgttgtttgcatttttacgAAACTAATAATATCAGTGGTGAAAACAAGGTGACAATTTGGAAGGtaagaagaaattttctgttgtaaaacTGTATGAAGAACGGTAAAAAGGGGGTACTGATGAATGAACATCTTTCTAGACCCACACTTTGACCGTACTACAGCTGAGTCAACCACTGTAATCGCTTTGTTGAAATTGGCCAAAGATAAAATTAATACCATTGTGCTGCAGCATTTCTTGGAAATCAATAATTCagcaaaaaatcggaaatttaaaGTCTGCACAATGGACAAATTGGAGAATGTTATACTGTCGGAAAAGGATGAGTACGGCTTCATAATCAACCTTTCGTCATCGTATTCACCCGGTACTCACTGGGTAGGACTTTATGTGGATAAAAATCGTAAAGGTTCATTTTGCGACAGTTTTGGATTTCCCCCATACATCTATGACatgacagatttttttattagaaattgtTCAACTTTTGAATCAAACGAGCAACAGCTCCATCAACTTGAATCAAAAGTTTGTGGTATGTATGCTGCGTGTTTTGTCCTACATATGTCAAACGGTGGTTCAATGACATCATTTATCGGcaagttttctttaaatttacatcttaatgacattttcattaaaaaaaatttcaattattatatACAAAACTGCGTTGTCAGAAACTTtttggcacaaaaaaaaagcggatcaagaaaaaaaaacttaaggaAAAAGATGATGAAGTTTGGTCGTAAGCCAAAATGTGCCTTTTTAAGGTTTAAGtagtgaaaaaatttgattcaagaAATTTGATCGGTAAAACTGTGTCAATAAAAAATCGGATATTGATTTACTGGTAAAATTTGTactttataaaatgaaaacaaagaaattaattgaagagCTTAACTGTTACATAATCACTGAcaagtaaattatttaaaaaaatcattgttgtAGTTGTTGGTGTTGTTCCAGATAAAATCTTAGTACTGCTACAACTTCGTCGTACGTGTATGTACCATCTTCATCGTCTGAGTCGGTAGCTTGACTCTCGATAGATTCTGGTTCTCCTGAGTTATTGTCTCctttgtcttcttcttctgcatcatcatcatcttgaTCACTTTCAGTACCAACATTGTCGCTTTCTTGATCATTATCGCATTCTTCAACGTCTTCGTCACTATCGTTTTGGACATATTCTGAATGTTTTCTAGAAATATGCCTTTTTAAGTTGTAAGTGGTGGCAAGAGTGCTTGAGCAAATGCGGACAGGTTACAGGCCATTCTTTATCTTCACTTGTCACCGTTTGGAGTAGAACTGAGGTAGTATTATTCTGGAACTCCTTATTTATTACAATGATGCTTATGAAACCGAAGAATTGCTTGAAGCTCTTTATATGTATAACTTTGGAGGTCTCTAAGAGTCCCATCACGTAACATCCCGTTTCCAATTGTCAACTCTGTTTCGAACTGTCttgtttcatttactttcaaagtGTTATTCGCTGGATATACAATCAAAGGTGGTCTGCCCAGACGTCTAACATTGCGGGATGCTCGAGGTCTAGGATCGATCCATACGTTTTCAGGAGTACCGTACAAATATTGTACTTCAGGTTTGGTTACGTTTACGTGTTTCTCGTAATGGTGAGAATATAAGTAGAAATGACTTGTAAACACTTCACCGCATATTGGacacttcatttttcttcgtggAGCGTTGTGGCATGTACAAAACCCAAAGTCCTATAAtctttacaattttgtaaagattttatttatattaatatCCGTTCTCGCTACTGTGTCAACTGTACCATACCTTATCATTGACTGAATCATATCTAGCcgtaacatttcatttatagACAAATCTCCGCGATACTTGGTTTTTGCAACCCTATTTAGTGTTACTCTGAGATTTCACTAGTTTagggtaaaatattttagcacAGACGAGTTCAGTTAAATGTTTCAACCCCAGGCCTATCACTCCGACGGATGAatgccaatttttgtttcttagcCAATCAATGAGAAACGCTAAGATGGCCTTTTTGTCAGCATTGTGTACGTCATCACTAGTACAGGCAGTTTTGTAAGCTAAATCGTGTTCTTTCGCAATTAAGTCGTCACTATCAACCGGAGACccattattcaattcattgccTGGACCAAGATATCTGTGCCCCGGAAACAAGAATATGTTACCAAATGTCATTCTCATCAGTCTTTAGTAGTTGAAGCTTTCATTATCTTTAACACTTTTgtgttagaaaattattttcgagacttttttgtcagaaaattattttttcaacattttttttgacagaaaattattttgtcaatatttttttgtcagaatttttttttcaaccatttttttgtcagattttcttttttcaatatttttgtgtttatttttcaactcttttatgTCAAGTGAGAAGATTGCACCGCAATAAATAAACTACGTGTGTGTTGTACACACACCGACGAATCACTCAGTAATGAGCTGCTAAATGATTGTAGctctttataaaatgaaacttgTCCCCTTCCATCGTTCAAGAGGACAAAGACCAACCCCGTCCCCGGCCACATGGCTGAAGCGTGTATATATTATTGGTCGGGGGACGGGGTTGGGTCTTTGTCCTCTTGAACGATGGAAGGGGAcaagtttcattttataaagagCTACAATCATTTAGCAGCTCATTACTGAGTGATTCGTCGGTGTGTGTACAACACACACGTAGTTTATTCATTGCGGTGCAATCTTCTCACTTGAcataaaagagttgaaaaataaacacaaaaatattgaaaaaagaaaatctgacaaaaaaatggttgaaaaaaaattctgacaaaaaaaatattgacaaaataattttctgtcaaaaaaaatgttgaaaaaataattttctgacaaaaaaagtctcgaaaaataatttctaacaCAAAAAGTGTTAAAGATAATGAAAGCTTCAAACTACTAAAGACTGATGAGAATGACATTTGGTAACATATTCTTGTTTCCGGGGCACAGATATCTTGGTCCAggcaatgaattgaataatggGTCTCCGGTTGATAGTGACGACTTAATTGCGAAAGAACACGATTTAGCTTACAAAACTGCCTGTACTAGTGATGACGTACACAATGCTGACAAAAGGCCATCTTAGCGTTTCTCATTGATTGgctaagaaacaaaaattggcatTCAGCCGTCGGAGTGATAGGCCTGGGGTTGAAACATTTAACTGAACTCGTCTgtgctaaaatattttaccctAAACTAGTGAAATCTCAGAGTAACACTAAATAGGGTTGCAAAAACCAAGTATCGCGGAGATTTGTctataaatgaaatgttacgGCTAGATATGATTCAGTCAATGATAAGGTATGGTACAGTTGACACAGTAGCGAGAACGGatattaatataaataaaaatctttacaaaattgtaaagaTTATAGGACTTTGGGTTTTTGTACATGCCACAACGCTccacgaagaaaaatgaagtgtCCAATATGCGGTGAAGTGTTTACAAGTCATTTCTACTTATATTCTCACCATTACGAGAAACACTAAACGTAACCAAACCTGAAGTACAATATTTGTACGGTACTCCTGAAAACGTATGGATCGATCCTAGACCTCGAGCATCCCGCAATGTTAGACGTCTGGGCAGACCACCTTTGATTGTATATCCAGCGAATAACactttgaaagtaaatgaaacaaGACAGTTCGAAACAGAGTTGACAATTGGAAACGGGATGTTACGTGATGGGACTCTTAGAGACCTCCAAAGTTATACATATAAAGAGCTTCAAGCAATTCTTCGGTTTCATAAGCATCATTGTAATAAATAAGGAGTTCCAGAATAATACTACCTCAGTTCTACTCCAAACGGTGACAAGTGAAGATAAAGAATGGCTGTAACCTGTCCGCATTGCTCAAGCACTCTTGCCACCACTTACAACTTAAAAAGGCATATTTCTAGAAAACATTCAGAATATGTCCAAAACGATAGTGACGAAGACGTTGAAGAATGCGATAATGATCAAGAAAGCGACAATGTTGGTACTGAAAGTGAtcaagatgatgatgatgcagaagaagaagacaaagGAGACAATAACTCAGGAGAACCAGAATCTATCGAGAGTCAAGCTACCGACTCAGACGATGAAGATGGTACATACACGTACGACGAAGTTGTAGCAGTACTAAGATTTTATCTGGAACAACACCAACAACTAcaacaatgattttttaaataatttacttgTCAGTGATTATGTAACAGTTAAGctcttcaattaatttctttgttttcattttaataaagtacaattttaccagtaaatcaatatccgatttttttattgacacaGTTTTACCGATCAAATTtcttgaatcaaatttttcactaCTTAAACCTTAAAAGGCACATTTTGGCTTACGACCAAACTTCATCATCTTTtccttaagtttttttttcttgatccgctttttttttgtgccaaaAAGTTTCTGACAACGCAGTTTTGTatataataattgaaattttttttaatgaaaatgtcattaagatgtaaatttaaagaaaacttgCCCGATAAATGATGTCATTGAACCACCGTTTGACATATGTAGGACAAAACACGCAGCATACATACCACAAACTTTTGATTCAAGTTGATGGAGCTGTTGCTCGTTTGATTCAAAAGTTGAacaatttctaataaaaaaatctgtcatGTCATAGATGTATGGGGGAAATCCAAAACTGTCGCAAAATGAACCTTTACGATTTTTATCCACATAAATCCTACCCAGTGGTACCGGGTGAATACGATGACGAAAGGTTGATTATGAAGCCGTACTCATCCTTTTCCGACAGTA is a genomic window containing:
- the LOC119082256 gene encoding annexin B9-like; protein product: WANIFGTKRNATIPTVVPAVPFNPAHTCELLKLSMQGIGRDSETILKILATHTYNQRYEIAATYKTLYNQDLVQKLFTEYDGHILDVIQYLFWPTEKMYAREYHDAMQGLGTNERALIEMSASLEGHELRRVNGAYIGMYEKTLESDIKGDTSGFFRDLLVELIKGREADNSPNSVELPRYTVATLNRLGHGQWSNNKDTIRDIFCKKSFYELSEILVEYERQNGHKIEEDIESEFSGDVKKTLLAIGK